A segment of the Chloroflexota bacterium genome:
CGCAAAAGCATTTCCGTTCCGTGCGTGCCGATCACATCATCCAGACCCATCAAAAAAGTCCGGAACGCTTTGGCGGTCGCTTGCGGCTCTGCGCTTATCGTACTCAAATCGCGGCTAGCCCTTTAGCTCGTTGACCTGGTCGACGTCCACGTTGGCGCGCGAGCGGAACAACGCGACGATGATCGCAAGCCCTACCGCGACTTCGGCGGCGGCAACGGTCAGGACGAGAAACACGAACACCTGACCGTCGAGGTTTTGCAAATAGCGCGAGAACGCGACGAACGCGAGATTCGCCGCGTTGAGCATCAACTCGATACTCATAAACATGATGAGCGGATTGCGGCGCACGAGCACGCCGACCGCGCCGAGCGAAAACAAAATCGCGCTAAGAATGATGAAATGATTGACTGTCATTTTTTTGAGGTTGGAGGTTGGAAATTAGAAGTTGGAGATTGGAGGTTGGAAATTGGAAGTGAGACTCGTGCGTCTAATTTCCAATTTCCAATTTCCAATTTCTAACTTCTAGATTTTTTCGCCAGCACGACGACGCCGACAATCGCCGCAAGCAATAAAACCGATGTCAACTCGAACGGCAAGATGAAATCGGTGAACAACGCCGCCCCAATCGCTTCCACATTGCCGACCTGCGCGAGGTACTCGGGCGTGAATGTGCCGCGCGTCGTGGGCAACACCGCCGATGCGCCGGCGACGACCAATAGCAGGACGAGTGCAATACCGAACACGCCGGCGAGCGCGGGTTGTCGTTCGAGCGCGCCCGCGCCTTGATCCAAGCCCGGACTGAGCAACATGATCACGAACACGAACAGG
Coding sequences within it:
- the nuoK gene encoding NADH-quinone oxidoreductase subunit NuoK, producing MTVNHFIILSAILFSLGAVGVLVRRNPLIMFMSIELMLNAANLAFVAFSRYLQNLDGQVFVFLVLTVAAAEVAVGLAIIVALFRSRANVDVDQVNELKG
- a CDS encoding NADH-quinone oxidoreductase subunit J, whose protein sequence is MDAIVFYLFAALAVVAALGVISLRNPVHSALSLAVVFVSLAALYVLLSAPFIAAAQVMVYAGAILILFVFVIMLLSPGLDQGAGALERQPALAGVFGIALVLLLVVAGASAVLPTTRGTFTPEYLAQVGNVEAIGAALFTDFILPFELTSVLLLAAIVGVVVLAKKSRS